The Alphaproteobacteria bacterium genome contains a region encoding:
- a CDS encoding HigA family addiction module antitoxin: MTPVSHPGRLLKRELAARKLSANRLSLDIGVPSGRITDILNGRRSITADTAVRLGRYFGNSAQFWLDLQGQYDIGVVEREKGSEIAKRVRPADAA; this comes from the coding sequence ATGACTCCCGTTTCCCACCCCGGCCGGCTGCTGAAGCGCGAGCTTGCCGCGCGCAAGCTTTCCGCGAACAGGCTATCGCTCGATATCGGCGTGCCGTCCGGCCGCATCACGGACATTCTCAACGGGCGGCGCTCCATCACCGCCGACACTGCCGTTCGTCTCGGCCGCTATTTCGGGAACAGCGCGCAGTTCTGGCTGGACCTGCAGGGTCAGTATGACATCGGGGTGGTCGAGCGGGAGAAGGGAAGCGAGATCGCAAAGCGCGTACGCCCTGCCGATGCGGCGTGA
- a CDS encoding transglutaminase family protein — protein sequence MSVAVSLHHVTRYAYDRPVSLGPQLIRLRPAPHARTRTPSYSLAVTPAQHHLNWQHDPHGNWIARCTFPEKTREFAVTVDLTAELAPVNPFDFFVEPYAANFPFVLPNEQARELGPYLETEPAGPRLKAFLADVPRSWIGTVPFLVDLTNRVQRAVTYVTRMETGTYSADETLTAGSGSCRDSAWLLVQALRHLKLPARFVSGYLIQLKPDVAPADGRAPEQDSADLHAWAEVFLPGAGWIGLDPTSGLFTAEGHIPLAATPHFQSAAPVTGTVEPAETNFSFEMSVTRVSDAPHVTQPLADAAWTTLDALGDKVDADLAASGVRLTMGGEPTFIAIDDHQSPEWTIEALGPEKRMRADELVRRLRERFAPQGLLHYGLGKWYPGEAMPRWAFSLAWRRDGKPLWRDAALIARESEARTASADDARRFAEAVAAALGITAERVQAAYEDPAHWLLEEGKLPANVDVLDPKLFDAAARARMMRAFARGLGAPVAHVLPLRRAGESWVSEAWELRREKLYLLPGDLPAGSRVPLASLPHVEPADYPIVSLSDTTSPPPLPDPAPPPPAHDGIVRTALSVEPRDGRLCVFMPYVGALEDYVAVLAAVEAAAAKLGTPVHVEGYAPPADPRLDVIKVTPDPGVIEVNLHPAKSWRELVAISQGVYADARATRLGAEKFMRDGRRIGTGGGSHIVVGGAMPAESSFLRRPDLLKSIILYWQRHPSLSYLFSGLFIGPTSQSPRVDEARHEALYELEIALAQVPKAGEEARPWLVDRLFRSLLVDVTGNTHRAEICIDKLFSPDSPIGRLGLVEFRAFEMAPDARMALAQQLLVRALIAWFAREPQEGTCVRWGTALHDRFMLPHFVWEDFLGVLADLERAGTPLDPAWFAAQREFRFSSLGAVEHGGVRLELCHALEPWNVLAEETTSGATSRPADSSVERVQVKAEGFNPARHILACNGRRVPLISTGRAGEYVAGVRFKATMLPASLHPTLPVNAPLTFDILDTWSKRSLGGCVYHARHPDGVAHDGYPGNADEAQARRRGRFQDASSSPGVVEIPAEERTDEFPTTLDLRRPPRGT from the coding sequence ATGTCGGTCGCCGTCAGCCTGCATCATGTCACGCGCTACGCGTATGACCGGCCAGTCTCGCTCGGTCCGCAGCTGATAAGGCTGCGCCCGGCACCGCACGCGCGGACGCGCACGCCCAGCTACTCGCTCGCCGTGACGCCCGCCCAGCACCACCTGAACTGGCAGCATGACCCGCACGGCAACTGGATCGCGCGCTGTACGTTTCCGGAGAAGACGCGCGAGTTTGCCGTCACGGTCGACCTCACCGCCGAGCTTGCGCCGGTCAATCCGTTCGACTTCTTCGTCGAGCCCTACGCGGCGAATTTTCCGTTCGTGCTGCCGAACGAGCAGGCGCGCGAGCTCGGCCCCTATCTCGAGACCGAACCCGCGGGCCCGCGGCTGAAAGCCTTTCTGGCAGACGTCCCGCGCAGCTGGATCGGTACGGTGCCATTTCTCGTCGACCTCACCAACCGCGTGCAGCGCGCCGTCACATACGTGACGCGGATGGAGACCGGCACGTACTCGGCCGACGAGACGCTAACGGCTGGCAGCGGTTCGTGCCGCGACAGTGCATGGCTGCTGGTGCAGGCGCTGCGCCATCTGAAGCTGCCGGCGCGTTTCGTGTCGGGCTACCTGATCCAGCTCAAGCCCGATGTCGCCCCCGCGGATGGGCGCGCTCCCGAACAGGACAGCGCCGATCTGCACGCCTGGGCCGAGGTGTTTCTGCCTGGCGCCGGATGGATCGGGCTTGATCCGACCTCCGGACTGTTCACGGCCGAGGGGCACATTCCGCTTGCCGCCACGCCGCACTTTCAGTCCGCCGCGCCGGTCACCGGCACGGTCGAGCCGGCGGAGACGAATTTCTCGTTCGAGATGAGCGTGACACGCGTCTCGGATGCGCCACACGTAACCCAGCCATTGGCCGACGCAGCATGGACCACGCTCGATGCACTCGGCGACAAGGTCGATGCCGATCTCGCGGCCTCCGGCGTACGGCTCACCATGGGCGGCGAGCCGACCTTCATCGCGATCGACGACCACCAGTCACCGGAATGGACCATCGAGGCGCTCGGGCCCGAGAAGCGCATGCGCGCCGATGAGCTGGTGCGGCGGCTGCGAGAGCGCTTCGCGCCGCAGGGACTTCTGCACTACGGGCTCGGCAAATGGTACCCGGGCGAAGCGATGCCGCGCTGGGCATTCTCGCTCGCCTGGCGGCGTGACGGCAAGCCGCTGTGGCGCGACGCGGCACTGATCGCGCGCGAGAGCGAGGCGCGCACGGCAAGTGCGGACGACGCGCGGCGCTTCGCCGAGGCGGTGGCGGCCGCGCTCGGCATCACGGCGGAGCGCGTGCAGGCCGCCTACGAGGATCCGGCGCACTGGCTCCTCGAGGAAGGCAAGCTGCCGGCCAATGTCGACGTGCTCGACCCGAAGCTGTTCGATGCCGCCGCGCGGGCGCGCATGATGCGCGCGTTCGCACGCGGGCTCGGCGCGCCCGTCGCCCACGTGCTGCCGCTGCGCCGCGCGGGCGAGAGCTGGGTCAGCGAAGCCTGGGAGCTGCGGCGCGAGAAGCTGTACCTCCTGCCCGGCGATCTGCCGGCCGGTTCGCGCGTGCCGCTCGCCTCACTGCCGCATGTCGAGCCTGCCGACTATCCAATCGTCAGTCTATCGGACACGACGAGCCCGCCGCCCCTGCCCGACCCGGCACCGCCGCCGCCCGCGCACGACGGCATCGTGCGCACCGCACTCAGCGTCGAGCCGCGCGACGGGCGGCTCTGCGTGTTCATGCCCTATGTGGGCGCGCTGGAAGACTACGTTGCGGTCCTCGCCGCGGTCGAAGCTGCCGCCGCAAAGCTCGGAACACCCGTTCACGTCGAAGGCTATGCGCCGCCCGCCGACCCGCGCCTCGATGTCATCAAGGTCACCCCCGATCCCGGCGTGATCGAGGTGAACCTGCATCCAGCGAAAAGCTGGCGCGAGCTCGTGGCGATTTCGCAAGGCGTCTACGCGGACGCGCGCGCGACCCGGCTCGGCGCGGAGAAATTCATGCGCGACGGCCGCCGCATCGGCACCGGCGGCGGGAGTCACATCGTCGTTGGGGGCGCGATGCCCGCCGAAAGTTCCTTCCTGCGTCGGCCCGACCTGCTCAAGAGCATCATCCTCTACTGGCAGCGCCACCCGTCCCTCTCCTATCTCTTCTCCGGCCTGTTCATCGGGCCGACCAGTCAGTCGCCGCGCGTCGACGAGGCGCGTCACGAGGCGCTCTACGAACTGGAGATCGCGCTTGCGCAGGTGCCGAAGGCCGGCGAAGAGGCGCGGCCGTGGCTGGTCGACCGGCTGTTCCGCAGTCTCCTGGTCGACGTCACCGGCAACACGCACCGCGCCGAAATCTGCATCGACAAGCTGTTCTCGCCCGACAGCCCCATCGGCCGGCTCGGCCTTGTCGAATTTCGCGCCTTCGAGATGGCGCCCGATGCCCGCATGGCGCTGGCGCAGCAGTTGCTGGTGCGCGCACTGATCGCGTGGTTCGCGCGCGAGCCACAGGAGGGCACGTGTGTGCGCTGGGGCACGGCGTTGCACGATCGCTTCATGCTGCCGCATTTCGTCTGGGAAGATTTTTTGGGCGTGCTCGCCGATCTCGAACGCGCGGGCACACCGCTCGATCCCGCCTGGTTTGCGGCGCAGCGCGAATTCCGCTTCTCTTCGCTCGGCGCGGTCGAGCATGGCGGCGTGCGGCTCGAACTGTGCCACGCGCTCGAGCCGTGGAATGTGCTCGCTGAAGAGACCACGAGCGGTGCAACCTCGCGCCCGGCGGACTCCTCGGTCGAGCGTGTTCAGGTGAAAGCCGAGGGCTTCAATCCGGCGCGCCATATCCTCGCCTGCAACGGGCGGCGCGTGCCGCTGATATCCACGGGCCGTGCGGGCGAGTACGTCGCCGGCGTGCGTTTCAAGGCGACGATGCTTCCCGCCTCGCTGCATCCGACGCTGCCGGTGAATGCGCCGCTCACCTTCGATATCCTCGACACCTGGAGCAAACGCTCGCTCGGCGGCTGCGTCTATCACGCACGGCATCCAGACGGCGTCGCGCACGACGGCTATCCCGGCAACGCAGACGAAGCGCAAGCGCGGCGGCGCGGGCGCTTTCAGGATGCCAGCTCCTCGCCGGGCGTCGTCGAAATTCCTGCCGAGGAGCGCACGGACGAGTTTCCGACGACGCTCGACCTGCGCCGGCCGCCGCGGGGAACGTGA
- a CDS encoding putative sulfate exporter family transporter, whose amino-acid sequence MAPLKLYLPGVALCVGVTAVAKLIEKAEVEAWGHLYLEGLVIAILIGVAIRAFWAPGPAWAKGIGFSAKQLLELAVVLLGASISGALVWALGPILLVGIAIVVTIALGASYAIGRALGLPKKMSVLIACGNSICGNSAIAAVAPVIGARPDDIASSIAFTAVLGVVVVLTLPLLVPVLDLSLTQYGTLAGLTVYAVPQVLAATLPIGALSNQVGTIVKLVRVLMLGPVVLGLSLLASRMRADAGAAGRRWPPFRELVPWFIIGFLLLALLRSLGVIPLNIVEPLRTVASILTTIAMAALGLGVDVRKVAQAGLRVTAAVTASLIVLGLISFALIRIAGIA is encoded by the coding sequence ATGGCGCCGCTGAAGCTCTACCTTCCGGGCGTCGCGCTCTGCGTCGGGGTGACGGCGGTCGCCAAGCTGATCGAAAAGGCCGAGGTCGAGGCGTGGGGTCACCTCTATCTGGAGGGCCTGGTGATCGCGATCCTCATCGGCGTCGCGATCCGGGCATTCTGGGCGCCGGGGCCGGCCTGGGCCAAGGGCATCGGCTTTTCGGCGAAGCAATTGCTGGAGCTCGCCGTGGTGCTGCTCGGCGCCTCGATCAGCGGCGCGCTGGTCTGGGCGCTGGGGCCGATCCTGCTGGTCGGCATCGCCATCGTGGTGACGATCGCGCTCGGTGCGAGCTACGCGATTGGCCGCGCACTCGGCCTGCCGAAGAAGATGTCCGTGCTGATCGCGTGCGGCAATTCGATCTGCGGCAATTCGGCGATTGCGGCGGTCGCGCCGGTGATCGGCGCGCGGCCCGACGACATCGCGTCCTCGATCGCGTTCACGGCGGTGCTCGGCGTCGTGGTGGTGCTGACATTGCCGCTGCTCGTTCCGGTGCTCGATCTGTCGCTCACCCAGTACGGAACGCTCGCCGGGCTCACCGTCTATGCGGTGCCGCAGGTGCTCGCCGCGACCTTGCCGATCGGGGCGCTCAGCAACCAGGTCGGCACCATCGTCAAGCTGGTGCGCGTGCTGATGCTCGGGCCGGTCGTGCTCGGCCTCTCGCTGCTGGCGAGCCGCATGCGCGCGGATGCCGGCGCGGCCGGGCGGCGCTGGCCGCCGTTCCGGGAACTGGTGCCGTGGTTCATCATCGGCTTCCTGCTGCTCGCACTGTTGCGCTCGCTCGGAGTCATTCCGTTGAACATCGTCGAGCCGCTGCGCACGGTGGCGTCGATCCTCACCACGATTGCGATGGCGGCGCTCGGGCTCGGGGTCGACGTGCGCAAGGTGGCGCAGGCGGGGCTGCGCGTCACCGCCGCGGTGACGGCATCGCTGATCGTGCTCGGGCTGATCAGCTTCGCGCTGATCCGCATCGCGGGAATTGCCTAA
- the hemA gene encoding 5-aminolevulinate synthase — MTYDAIFANALNVLHDERRYRVFADLERMAGRFPHAIWHSPQGQRNVIIWCSNDYLGMGQHPKVIGAMVETASRMGAGAGGTRNIAGTNHPLVELEAELADLHGKEAALVFTSGYVSNQTGIPTIAKLLPNCLILSDAWNHNSMIEGVRQAACEKAIWRHNDMAHLEELLSREPRERPKLIIFEGLYSMDGDVAPVKAICDLAEKYGAMTYCDEVHAVGMYGPRGGGQCAHQGQMHRVDVLEGTLAKAFGCLGGYIAGSANLIDAVRSYAPGFIFTTALPPAICAGIVAAIRHLKESDWERARHQDRAARTKAVLHSVGLPVMASETHIVPLFVGDPEKCKQASDMLLADHGIYIQPINYPTVPRGTERLRITPSPYHEDHLIDALAEALVDVWQRLELPFNNRAMAAE; from the coding sequence ATGACCTACGACGCCATTTTCGCCAACGCGCTCAACGTCCTGCATGACGAGCGGCGCTATCGCGTGTTCGCGGACCTCGAGCGCATGGCCGGCCGCTTTCCGCACGCGATCTGGCATTCGCCGCAAGGGCAGCGCAACGTCATCATCTGGTGCTCGAACGATTACCTCGGCATGGGCCAGCACCCGAAGGTGATCGGTGCGATGGTCGAGACCGCGAGCCGCATGGGCGCGGGGGCCGGCGGCACGCGCAATATCGCGGGCACCAATCATCCATTGGTTGAGCTGGAGGCCGAGCTTGCCGACCTGCACGGCAAGGAGGCCGCGCTCGTCTTCACCTCGGGCTATGTGTCGAACCAGACCGGCATTCCGACCATCGCCAAGCTGCTGCCGAACTGCCTGATCCTCTCCGATGCCTGGAACCACAACTCGATGATCGAGGGCGTGCGCCAGGCCGCCTGCGAGAAGGCGATCTGGCGCCACAACGACATGGCGCATCTGGAAGAGCTGCTGTCGCGAGAGCCGCGCGAGCGGCCGAAGCTGATCATCTTCGAGGGCCTCTACTCGATGGACGGCGACGTCGCGCCCGTGAAGGCGATCTGCGACCTGGCCGAGAAATACGGCGCGATGACCTATTGCGACGAGGTGCATGCGGTCGGCATGTACGGGCCGCGCGGCGGGGGCCAGTGCGCGCATCAGGGTCAGATGCACCGGGTCGACGTGCTGGAGGGCACGCTGGCGAAGGCATTCGGCTGCCTCGGCGGCTATATCGCGGGCAGCGCCAATTTGATCGACGCGGTGCGCTCCTACGCGCCCGGCTTCATCTTCACGACCGCGCTGCCGCCGGCCATCTGCGCCGGCATCGTGGCGGCGATCCGGCACCTGAAGGAATCCGACTGGGAGCGGGCGCGCCACCAGGATCGCGCCGCGCGCACCAAGGCCGTGCTGCATTCCGTGGGCCTGCCGGTGATGGCGAGCGAGACGCACATCGTGCCGCTGTTCGTCGGCGATCCGGAGAAGTGCAAGCAGGCGAGCGACATGCTGCTCGCCGATCACGGCATCTACATCCAGCCGATCAACTATCCGACCGTGCCGCGCGGCACGGAGCGGCTGCGCATCACGCCCTCGCCCTATCACGAGGATCACCTGATCGACGCGCTTGCCGAGGCGCTGGTCGACGTGTGGCAGCGGCTGGAATTGCCGTTCAACAATCGCGCGATGGCGGCGGAGTAA
- a CDS encoding FG-GAP-like repeat-containing protein: MPKDSSPFLSAADDQNVSGLLGGTAWNGATITYSFPTASSQYGNPTTYGDTDPFTGFSPLDSVGHSGQRAEAQRALGLISSYTLLTFQQINETATTHATVRFANVSQSAVPTAEAFLPTTGAPGGDVFFGGTGENAVMGNFDSGQAVLHEIGHALGLKHGQDSGAYGKMNADRLDIEFSLMNYPNYIGSTEGYATAITSAQSYMMYDIAALQYMYGANFNKAGQNVTYTWSANGTEFVNGVSQGTPYNGAIFETIWTAGAASTYDLSNFTQNQVDDMNPGGWMLFSTSQLADLNYYAPSKPNGEIFAHGNIYNALLYNGDQRSLITSIITGSGNDTIIGNAADNRIDGHGGNDTIDGGGGTDTVVFHNAFAAYTLTSLGGSGVRVVGPDGTDTLTNVEKLAFTDQTVTWPLTSQPVTNPVVNPPVTTPPAPTGPQVHWAASVDIGGHPAGWLPLAAGDFNHDGTSDLLWYNANSRDLDLWKIGSGHWAGSVDIGTHPAGYQPSISGDFNGDGTSDVLWFNSTSGNVDIWKIANGQWAGSVNVGLHPAGYQPVASGDFNGDGTSDVLWYNPSTGNTDIWKLSNAQWAGSTTIGAHPLGWQPVGTGDFDHNGTSDVLWYNPSTRDLDLWKVSNGQWAGSVDIGAHPAGYAPAGIGDFNNDGTSDVLWFNPTTGDAEVWLIQNGHWSASMDLGTHPTGWTVAGVADFNHDGVADISWLQTATNHVETWLLGYS, from the coding sequence GTGCCGAAAGACAGCAGCCCGTTTCTCAGCGCGGCTGACGACCAGAATGTCTCCGGCCTGCTGGGCGGCACCGCCTGGAACGGGGCGACGATCACCTACAGCTTCCCGACTGCGTCAAGCCAATACGGCAATCCGACGACCTATGGCGACACCGATCCGTTCACCGGGTTCAGCCCGCTCGACTCTGTTGGCCACTCCGGCCAACGGGCGGAGGCGCAGCGCGCGCTGGGCCTGATCTCGAGCTACACGCTGCTGACCTTCCAGCAGATCAACGAGACGGCCACCACGCATGCGACGGTTCGGTTCGCCAACGTGAGCCAGTCCGCGGTCCCGACCGCGGAAGCCTTCTTGCCGACCACCGGAGCGCCCGGCGGCGACGTGTTCTTCGGCGGCACCGGCGAAAACGCCGTGATGGGCAATTTCGATTCCGGCCAGGCCGTGCTGCATGAGATCGGCCATGCGCTCGGTCTCAAGCACGGTCAGGACAGCGGCGCCTACGGCAAGATGAATGCCGACCGGCTCGACATCGAATTCTCGCTGATGAACTACCCGAACTACATCGGCTCGACCGAGGGCTACGCGACCGCGATCACCTCGGCGCAGAGCTACATGATGTACGACATCGCCGCCCTGCAATACATGTACGGCGCAAATTTCAACAAGGCCGGCCAGAACGTCACCTACACGTGGTCGGCCAACGGGACCGAGTTCGTCAACGGCGTGTCCCAGGGCACGCCCTATAACGGCGCGATCTTCGAAACGATCTGGACCGCCGGCGCGGCCTCCACCTACGACCTGAGCAATTTTACGCAAAACCAGGTCGACGACATGAACCCGGGCGGCTGGATGCTCTTTTCGACGAGCCAGCTCGCCGACCTGAACTACTACGCACCATCAAAGCCGAATGGCGAAATTTTCGCCCACGGCAATATCTACAACGCGCTGCTCTACAACGGCGACCAGCGCTCGCTGATCACCAGCATCATCACCGGCTCGGGCAACGACACCATCATCGGCAATGCTGCGGACAACAGGATCGACGGCCACGGCGGCAACGATACGATCGATGGCGGCGGCGGGACCGATACCGTGGTCTTCCATAACGCCTTCGCCGCCTACACGCTGACCTCGCTTGGCGGCAGCGGCGTTCGCGTGGTGGGCCCGGACGGCACCGACACGCTGACGAATGTCGAGAAGCTCGCCTTCACCGACCAGACCGTCACGTGGCCGCTTACGAGCCAGCCGGTCACCAATCCGGTCGTCAATCCCCCGGTTACGACGCCGCCGGCTCCGACCGGTCCGCAGGTGCATTGGGCTGCCAGTGTCGATATCGGCGGGCACCCCGCCGGCTGGCTGCCGCTGGCGGCGGGCGATTTCAACCACGACGGCACCAGCGATCTGCTCTGGTACAACGCGAACAGCCGCGACCTCGATCTCTGGAAGATCGGCAGCGGCCACTGGGCGGGCAGCGTCGACATCGGCACGCACCCGGCCGGATATCAACCCTCGATCAGCGGCGACTTCAACGGCGACGGCACCAGCGACGTGCTGTGGTTCAACTCGACCAGCGGCAATGTCGATATCTGGAAGATCGCAAACGGCCAGTGGGCCGGCAGTGTCAACGTCGGCCTGCATCCGGCCGGATATCAGCCGGTCGCGAGCGGCGACTTCAACGGCGACGGCACCAGCGACGTGCTCTGGTACAATCCGTCGACCGGAAACACGGACATCTGGAAGCTTTCGAACGCCCAATGGGCGGGCAGCACCACGATCGGCGCGCACCCGCTCGGCTGGCAGCCGGTCGGCACCGGCGACTTCGACCACAACGGCACCAGCGACGTGCTCTGGTACAATCCGTCGACGCGCGATCTCGACCTGTGGAAGGTTTCGAACGGCCAATGGGCCGGCAGCGTCGACATCGGCGCACACCCGGCGGGCTATGCGCCGGCCGGGATCGGCGACTTCAATAACGACGGCACCAGCGACGTGCTCTGGTTCAACCCGACCACGGGCGATGCCGAAGTCTGGCTGATCCAGAACGGCCACTGGTCGGCGAGCATGGATCTCGGCACCCACCCGACCGGCTGGACGGTCGCCGGCGTCGCCGACTTCAATCACGACGGCGTCGCCGACATTTCCTGGCTCCAGACGGCGACCAACCACGTCGAGACGTGGCTGTTGGGGTATAGTTGA
- a CDS encoding AbrB family transcriptional regulator — MIGLELALSPHVRGHELMSAASSRRKLLARRFAETMAFGAVGAAVLGLAGMPAGWLSGAIVGVSAAALSGRPMYVPPPVARAVYVILGISLGSSVTPETVATMASWPLSMLALTVAMVAITGSVMAYLKFVHGWPTLDALFAAAPGALAQAMALAQDTGANVRAIAMVQTVRLFILAVALPLIFAAFGVAGLPPPRGGNLPLMQLLTELGIIILISSGAALVAFRLNLPGGLIVGAMAASGVLHGSGMVHAFLPVPVAICSFIVMGAMIGTRLGGADIRQLLRLSLVGIGALLVGTTVGCLFAFGVATLLSLRLADVVMAYAPGAIEAMTIIAFALHLDPVFVGVHHLARFTFMSLVLPAAVGVIRAYEARRKQNGE; from the coding sequence TTGATCGGCCTCGAATTGGCTCTTTCGCCGCATGTGCGCGGCCATGAATTGATGTCGGCCGCCTCCTCCAGACGCAAACTGCTGGCCCGCCGCTTCGCCGAAACGATGGCCTTCGGCGCCGTCGGCGCCGCGGTGCTGGGCCTTGCCGGCATGCCGGCCGGCTGGCTCTCGGGCGCGATCGTCGGGGTTTCGGCGGCGGCGCTTTCCGGCCGGCCGATGTACGTGCCGCCGCCGGTCGCGCGCGCCGTTTATGTCATCCTCGGCATTTCGCTCGGCTCCTCGGTGACGCCCGAGACCGTCGCCACCATGGCGAGTTGGCCGCTCTCGATGCTGGCGCTCACCGTCGCGATGGTTGCGATCACCGGCTCGGTGATGGCGTACCTGAAGTTCGTCCATGGCTGGCCGACGCTCGATGCGCTGTTCGCCGCAGCGCCCGGCGCGCTCGCGCAGGCGATGGCGCTCGCACAGGACACCGGCGCGAACGTGCGCGCGATCGCGATGGTGCAGACGGTGCGGCTGTTCATTCTGGCCGTCGCGCTGCCGCTGATCTTCGCCGCTTTCGGCGTTGCCGGCCTGCCGCCGCCGCGCGGCGGAAACCTGCCGCTGATGCAGCTCCTCACCGAGCTCGGCATCATCATCCTGATCTCCTCGGGTGCGGCGCTGGTCGCGTTCCGCCTCAACCTGCCGGGCGGGCTGATCGTCGGCGCGATGGCGGCCTCGGGCGTACTGCACGGCAGCGGCATGGTTCATGCGTTTCTGCCCGTGCCGGTCGCGATCTGCTCGTTCATCGTGATGGGCGCGATGATCGGTACGCGGCTCGGCGGCGCCGACATCCGGCAGCTCTTGCGGCTGAGCCTGGTCGGCATCGGCGCGCTGCTGGTCGGCACCACGGTCGGCTGCCTGTTCGCGTTCGGCGTCGCGACGCTCTTGTCGCTGCGGCTTGCCGATGTGGTGATGGCCTACGCGCCCGGTGCGATCGAGGCGATGACCATCATCGCTTTCGCGCTGCACCTCGATCCGGTGTTCGTCGGGGTGCATCACCTCGCGCGCTTTACCTTCATGTCGCTGGTGCTGCCCGCGGCGGTGGGAGTGATTCGCGCCTATGAAGCGCGCCGGAAGCAAAACGGAGAGTAG
- a CDS encoding BrnA antitoxin family protein — protein MPSRGKKRAIQTDWERVDAYVLGPKDYEEIPELTDEWFDKATLHIGGVPVPRGRPKSARPKQPVSLRLDADVIAHFRRSGSGWQSRINSVLRKAAKLPAEKKRKA, from the coding sequence ATGCCGTCCCGAGGGAAAAAGCGCGCTATTCAGACCGACTGGGAGAGGGTTGACGCCTATGTGCTCGGCCCGAAGGATTACGAGGAAATTCCCGAGCTGACGGATGAATGGTTTGACAAGGCGACGCTGCACATCGGCGGCGTGCCGGTTCCGCGCGGGCGGCCCAAATCGGCGCGCCCGAAGCAGCCGGTGAGCTTGCGGCTCGATGCCGATGTGATCGCACATTTCCGCCGCAGCGGCAGCGGCTGGCAGAGCCGCATCAACAGCGTGCTGCGCAAGGCCGCGAAGCTGCCGGCGGAGAAGAAGCGGAAAGCCTGA
- a CDS encoding BrnT family toxin, protein MIDGAFEWDDAKAEENYAKHGVDFEAARQVFHDPFALERLDDREDYGEDRFILSGMADGVVLIVVYTERNGRLRLISARRATKHE, encoded by the coding sequence ATGATCGACGGCGCCTTTGAATGGGACGACGCGAAGGCCGAGGAGAATTACGCCAAGCACGGCGTCGACTTTGAAGCAGCCCGACAGGTCTTTCACGATCCGTTTGCGCTCGAAAGGCTCGATGATCGGGAGGACTACGGCGAGGATCGCTTCATCCTGAGCGGGATGGCGGACGGCGTGGTCCTGATCGTCGTCTACACCGAAAGAAACGGCCGCTTGCGGCTGATCTCTGCACGGCGCGCAACCAAGCATGAGTAA
- a CDS encoding helix-turn-helix domain-containing protein gives MTQQQIEAAAAADPDNRPLTPADFARMKRTPQVKIIRRALGLSQDDFAARYHIPIGTLRDWEQGRAVPDQAARAYLTVIARDPEAVRRALGGEHNPKGQRW, from the coding sequence ATGACACAGCAGCAGATCGAGGCGGCAGCCGCGGCCGATCCGGACAATCGACCGCTCACACCTGCCGATTTCGCGCGCATGAAGCGCACTCCGCAGGTGAAGATCATCCGCCGCGCGCTGGGTCTGAGCCAGGACGACTTCGCGGCGCGCTACCACATCCCGATCGGCACGCTCCGCGACTGGGAGCAGGGCCGCGCCGTGCCGGACCAGGCTGCGCGCGCCTACCTCACGGTGATCGCGCGCGATCCGGAGGCGGTGCGAAGGGCGCTGGGTGGCGAACACAACCCAAAGGGTCAGAGATGGTAG
- a CDS encoding response regulator, which produces MSTNFASGEIFVVDDDPMVLNALSVFLTREGYRVAGFSEGASFLEAARNRTPICIILDVQMPGQTGLDLLKELKAQDYPAPIFIVSGSGDIPMAVEAIKNGAFDFIEKPVKASIVVTRVREAVEAWARRKGNGNLPHAFPGQDQLTSRERDVLGQIAAGSSNKQAGRELGISPRTIEVHRARIMEKLGARNAADLMRIVLSEGRA; this is translated from the coding sequence ATGTCGACCAACTTCGCGAGCGGCGAAATCTTCGTCGTCGACGACGATCCAATGGTGCTCAACGCCTTGTCGGTGTTCCTGACACGCGAGGGCTATCGGGTCGCCGGGTTCTCGGAGGGTGCGTCATTTCTCGAGGCCGCAAGAAACCGCACGCCGATCTGCATCATCCTCGACGTACAGATGCCGGGCCAAACCGGGCTTGACCTGCTGAAAGAGCTCAAGGCGCAGGACTACCCGGCGCCGATCTTCATCGTGTCGGGAAGCGGCGACATTCCGATGGCGGTCGAGGCGATCAAGAACGGCGCCTTCGACTTCATCGAGAAGCCCGTCAAGGCGAGCATCGTGGTGACACGGGTGCGCGAGGCGGTCGAAGCGTGGGCGCGGCGCAAGGGCAATGGAAACCTGCCGCACGCGTTTCCCGGTCAGGACCAGCTCACCTCGCGCGAGCGCGACGTGCTCGGGCAGATCGCCGCGGGATCCTCGAACAAGCAGGCCGGCCGCGAGCTGGGCATCTCGCCGCGCACCATCGAGGTGCATCGCGCGCGCATCATGGAGAAGCTCGGCGCGCGCAACGCCGCCGACCTGATGCGCATCGTGCTGAGCGAAGGCCGCGCCTGA